The following are encoded in a window of Bacteroidota bacterium genomic DNA:
- a CDS encoding cytochrome c peroxidase, with protein sequence MPYKQRKGDLFIGGMFWDGRATGWELGDPLAEQARGPFLNPVEQNIASKAVVINKIRYESSYANLFETVYGSNVWDSIDVAYNKVADAIAAYERSSEVNPFTSKFDYYLQGKVKLTKQEKDGMRYFNTYGKCAKCHISKPYDKNTPPLFTDFSYDNLGLPKNPDNPFYTQPPDINPDGAAWIDKGLGGFLETVPQYSQYAAENYGKHKVPTLRNVDKRPYEGFVKAYGHNGFFKSLKDIVHFYNTRDVKATWPPPEVPMNVNTAELGNLRLTSEDEDAIVAFLKTLSDGYILPGSINKPSLVSESQSNSALLSNTPNPFNPSTLIQYELAATHYVTLKICNTLGQEIMTLVNEQQEAGLYNSRFDANNLPSGVYFYRLEARNITDASKSFTQTKKMLLIK encoded by the coding sequence ATGCCCTATAAGCAAAGGAAAGGCGATTTGTTCATTGGCGGTATGTTCTGGGACGGAAGAGCTACCGGTTGGGAATTAGGTGACCCACTCGCCGAACAAGCTCGCGGACCTTTTCTCAATCCAGTGGAACAGAATATCGCCAGCAAGGCAGTTGTGATTAACAAGATTCGTTATGAGTCCAGCTATGCGAACTTGTTTGAAACGGTTTACGGGTCCAACGTTTGGGACAGTATAGATGTAGCTTACAACAAGGTAGCAGATGCCATCGCAGCATACGAGCGCTCATCCGAAGTAAATCCGTTTACCTCTAAGTTTGATTATTACTTGCAAGGAAAAGTAAAATTGACCAAGCAGGAAAAAGATGGAATGCGATATTTCAACACATACGGGAAATGCGCAAAATGTCACATCAGTAAACCGTACGATAAAAATACACCACCGCTGTTCACCGATTTTAGTTACGATAATTTAGGACTACCAAAGAATCCGGATAATCCGTTTTATACTCAGCCTCCAGACATAAATCCGGACGGCGCTGCTTGGATCGATAAAGGGCTTGGCGGATTTTTAGAAACAGTCCCGCAGTATTCACAGTATGCTGCTGAGAATTACGGAAAGCATAAAGTCCCTACACTACGGAATGTTGATAAAAGACCTTACGAAGGATTTGTAAAAGCTTATGGACATAATGGATTTTTTAAGAGTTTAAAAGATATCGTACATTTCTATAATACTCGTGATGTTAAGGCAACTTGGCCCCCACCGGAAGTACCTATGAATGTGAATACTGCTGAATTAGGAAATCTTCGTCTAACATCCGAAGACGAGGATGCGATTGTTGCATTCTTGAAAACGCTTAGTGATGGTTATATACTTCCAGGTTCCATCAATAAACCTTCTTTGGTCTCTGAATCACAATCTAATTCTGCTCTGCTATCTAACACGCCAAATCCATTTAATCCGAGTACTCTGATTCAATATGAGCTGGCAGCTACTCACTATGTCACTCTGAAGATATGCAATACTTTAGGACAAGAGATAATGACACTTGTGAACGAGCAACAGGAGGCAGGTCTCTATAATTCAAGATTCGATGCAAACAATTTGCCAAGCGGTGTATATTTCTACAGACTAGAAGCAAGGAATATTACTGATGCGAGTAAGAGTTTTACTCAGACAAAAAAGATGCTGTTGATAAAATAG